One window of the Ureibacillus sp. FSL W7-1570 genome contains the following:
- a CDS encoding FAD-linked oxidase C-terminal domain-containing protein, translating to MKDYKEIERQLLTFLSKEQVTTNETVRQLHGQDESYHTPALPDIVVFPHTTEEVSKILKIANAYEVPVTPFGAGSSLEGHVIPYEGGISIDFNEMNQILEIDPESFIVRVQPGVRRLQLNKELKKYGLFFSVDPGADATLGGMAATNASGTTAVKYGVMRDQVLDLEVVLANGDIIHTGSKARKSSSGLHLNGLFVGSEGTLGCITELTLKVYGIPEFEVAGRAVFKSTHEAVQAVTALKQAGIPIGRVEFVDAESIQVVNKHSETNYVEAPTLFLEFQGNEAGLQSDIEFAKEVLKEYDCEEIQFEKDTAARNTLWHARHNLAYAYKHAFPGRKLMTTDVCVPINELANSIDYARSLLKELNIHGGLLGHVGDGNYHACIMIDLDDEEEVARAKQFNELIVTDAIKRGGTCTGEHGVGVGKKIYQEMEHKNALQVMRAIKQALDPKGILNPGKLL from the coding sequence ATGAAAGATTATAAAGAAATCGAACGGCAACTGCTCACCTTTTTATCGAAAGAACAAGTGACGACCAATGAAACGGTTCGGCAACTCCATGGTCAAGATGAGTCTTACCACACCCCGGCTTTGCCTGACATTGTAGTGTTTCCTCATACGACGGAAGAAGTGAGCAAAATTTTAAAAATCGCCAATGCATACGAGGTGCCTGTGACACCTTTTGGGGCAGGTTCCAGTTTGGAAGGACATGTGATTCCGTATGAAGGCGGCATTTCCATCGACTTCAATGAAATGAACCAAATACTTGAAATCGATCCGGAGAGCTTCATTGTCCGGGTGCAACCAGGTGTTCGGCGTTTGCAATTGAATAAGGAATTGAAAAAGTACGGTTTATTTTTCTCCGTGGATCCGGGTGCGGATGCAACATTGGGCGGAATGGCCGCAACGAATGCCAGCGGAACAACGGCCGTAAAATACGGGGTCATGCGTGATCAAGTCTTGGATTTGGAAGTGGTGCTGGCAAACGGCGACATCATCCACACAGGCAGCAAAGCGAGAAAATCCTCTTCCGGCTTACATTTGAATGGTCTCTTTGTGGGCTCGGAAGGAACTTTGGGTTGCATTACGGAACTTACATTAAAAGTGTACGGCATCCCTGAGTTTGAAGTGGCTGGCCGGGCGGTGTTCAAATCCACTCATGAAGCGGTGCAAGCAGTGACAGCTCTCAAACAGGCAGGCATTCCAATTGGACGGGTGGAATTCGTCGATGCGGAATCCATCCAAGTGGTGAATAAACACAGCGAAACCAATTATGTAGAAGCGCCGACTCTATTTTTAGAGTTCCAAGGTAATGAAGCGGGCCTTCAAAGCGATATCGAATTTGCCAAAGAAGTGTTGAAAGAATATGACTGCGAAGAGATTCAATTTGAAAAGGATACGGCGGCACGGAACACGTTGTGGCATGCACGGCATAATTTGGCTTATGCTTACAAACATGCCTTTCCTGGCCGCAAGCTCATGACGACGGACGTTTGCGTGCCGATCAATGAACTCGCAAACAGCATCGATTACGCCCGTTCTTTATTAAAAGAGTTGAACATTCACGGCGGTTTATTGGGCCATGTGGGCGATGGCAACTATCATGCATGCATTATGATTGATCTTGATGATGAAGAAGAAGTAGCCCGGGCGAAACAATTCAATGAATTGATTGTAACGGATGCCATCAAACGCGGCGGTACATGCACGGGGGAACATGGTGTTGGGGTTGGCAAAAAAATTTATCAGGAGATGGAACATAAAAATGCGTTGCAAGTGATGCGCGCGATCAAACAGGCGCTCGATCCGAAAGGCATTTTGAATCCAGGAAAACTTTTATAA